In Kordiimonas sp. SCSIO 12610, the sequence ACGAATCTAAAATCTTCCAACAGTTTCCAAAGATCGAAAGCGACCATCATGTTACAGAATTTATCTGTGACTATGTTCGTATGATGACGATGAACTTTGAAGATCCGAACCAAATGGAAGACGCCATGAAGGCGGATTTGGACAAGCACCATAAGGAAGAGCATGAACCACAACATGCTATTCAAAATATGGCGGACGCACTTCCGGCGATTGGTATCGTAGCGGCCGTTCTTGGTATTATTAAAACAATGGGTAAACTCTCTGAACCAGTAGAAGTTCTTGGTGCTTCAGTTGGTGGTGCCCTTGTGGGGACATTCCTAGGTATTTTCCTCGGTTATCTATTGATTGGCCCGATTGCCAACCGCTTTAATCAGATTTTACAAGAAGATGGTCACTTTATGAATTTGATCCAGATCATTCTTGTCGCCCACTTACAAGGGAACGCACCGCAGATTTCTGTTGAACTCGGCAGGCGCGCATGCCCAAGCCATCATATGCCGTCTTTCACAGAGCTTGAAGAAGCCATTGCGGAATTGCCGCCAGACATTTAAAAGACTTATCTGAGTGATTATTCGATACCGTCTGTCATTCGGCAGGCGGTATTTTTATGGAAAATAGATTATGAACGATCTAATCAAAGTTGGTATTTTAGGCGCAAGTGGTTACACAGGCGCAGACTTGGTTCGGCTTTTACTGGAACATCCATCGGTTGAAATTTCAATGTTGTCCGCTGAACGTTCAGCCGGGAAAATGATTGGGGAGGTATTTCCGCACCTGATTGGATATGACCTTCCAGAGCTAGTTTCAGCTCATAGTGTTGATTGGAGTAAGAGCAGTCTTGACGTTGTTTTTTGCGCGCTTCCACATGCCACAAGTCAGGAAATTATCGGTAAAATTATGGCGTGTGAAAATCCGCCAAAAATTATCGACTTGTCTGCGGACTTCCGCCTACGTGATGTGGGTACTTATGCAAAATGGTACGGCGGTGAACACCAAGCGGTTGAACTTCAAAAACAGGCAGTTTATGGCCTTAGTGAAATTTACAGGGATGAGATCGAAACCGCAGATTTGGTAGCATGCCCAGGATGCTATCCAACTGCTGCTTTGTTAGCGCTTATTCCGATTTTGCAAACCGGGCTGATATCACCTGAAAATATTATTATTGATGCAAAGTCAGGTGTTTCAGGGGCCGGTAGGTCCCTAAAGGAACAAAATCTGTTTGTAGAAGTTTCCGAGGCCATGCACCCATACGGTCTGGGGCATCACCGCCATATGCCAGAGATTGAACAAGAATTGTCAGTTGCGGCAGAAAGCGATGTTACTATCAGTTTCACCCCGCATTTGGTACCAATGAACCGTGGTGAGTTAGAGACAATTTATGTTCGGCTTAATGAGTGTGAAATCGAAGATATTAAAAATTGTTGGCAACAACGGTACGGCTCTGATCCATTCATCCAAATTTTAGACGGGTTTACAGCCCCGGCAACACGAATGGTTCGCGGTTCAAATCGTGCTGTTATGAATATCTTTAAGGATCGTAGAGCAGGGCACGCTATCATTGTTGTTGCGATTGATAACCTTGTGAAGGGGTCATCTGGGCAGGCCATCCAGAATATGAATATTATGCTGGGACTTGAGGAAGATCTGGGGCTTACCCAAGTCGCAATGTTCCCATAACTTTAGAACTTCTCATCGGAAATGTTCTTATGAATAAAAAAACACCGCTTTACAAAGAAACCGACCTTGGTGGTCGGTTAACACCGTTTCAGGGTAAGTGGCCGGACATTGCCGATAGCGCCTATGTCTTTCATGGTGCGCAAGTTGTCGGTGATGTATCCATCGCGGAACATGCTAGCATTTGGCATAACTGCGTTCTACGAGGCGATGTAAATCATATTAAAATTGGTGAGCGAAGTAATATTCAAGACGGTACTGTTATCCATGTGAGCACACATACCTATCCAACACTTATTGGTAGGGATGTATTGGTGGCTCACATGGCTATGCTTCATGGGTGTACCTTAAAGGACAATGCCTTCGTTGGGATGGGGGCAATTGTGATGGATAACACAGTTATAGAAAGTGATGGTATGCTTGCGGCTGGGGCAATGCTTACACCAGGAAAAACAATAAAATCCGGTGAACTCTGGGCCGGAAGGCCTGCCAAGTTTGTTCGCGGTTTACGTCCCGAAGAAATTGAAAAAAACCGCAGTATGGCGGAACATTACCGAAGGATTGCGGAGCAACATAAGATTGATGCAAAGGGTGAAACTGCGGATGAACCCTATCCCTAATGGAAATTTATAACTTTTCCCTTGAAAAACATCATCCAAAGCGCCCATATAGCGTACACATATTCAGTCAATAACATCAGCTAGAGAGGTTAGTAGCAATGCCATTTGAATTACCAGCTCTTCCTTATGCGCAAGATGCGCTTGAGCCACATATCACAGCCAATACCTTAAGTTTTCATCACGGCAAACATCACAATGCCTATGTTGTAAACCTGAACAACCTTGTTGCAGGTACAGAATTTGAAGGTAAAAGCCTTGAAGATATTATGAAAGCAACTGCTGGCGACGCATCCAAAGCAGGCGTTTTCAACAATGCGGCACAAATTTGGAACCATACATTCTATTGGCATTCGATGGCACCGAACGGTGGCGGCAAACCAACTGGTGCGCTTGCAGAAAAAATCGATGCAGATTTTGGTAGCTTTGATGCTTTTGCTGATGCTTTTAAAACCGCTGGTGCAACTCAGTTTGGTTCCGGTTGGGCTTGGCTTGTTTTGAATGCAGACGGTAAGCTTGAAGTTGTGAAGACCTTAAATGCAGAATGCCCATTAACAGACGGTTCAACACCGCTTCTAACAATGGATGTTTGGGAGCACGCATACTATCTCGATTTCCAGAATCGCCGCCCTGATTATATTGCGACTTTCCTTGAAAGCCTTGTGAATTGGGAATTTGCTGCGGCAAACCTTGCAGCTGCATAATGCAAAATACTATATGAACTGAAACAGGGCTCTTTACGGGCCCTTTTTCATATAATCTGAAACTACAATAACCATTTGAATGCAATGACCCAAGCAACAGACAATCAAAGCTATTGCCAAAATATGGTAAGAAATGACGATCCTGATCGGTATTTGACCGTTTTGTTTGCGGCTGAGGATAAACGTAGAGCGTTATTCGCCCTTTATGCCTTTAATCAGGAAATTGCGAAAACCCGTGAAACCGTCTCAGAGACGATGATTGGCGAAATTCGCCTTCAATGGTGGGCGGAAGCAATTGAGCAAATTCTTGATGGTCATGTTCGGGAACATCCTGTTGTACAGGAACTATCGGAAATTGCTCAACTAAGGACGATTGCGCCGTTGCTAATGGACGTAATCGAAGCCCGAAAGTCTGACCTCTATACTGATGGTATAGCGGATATGGACGCATTGAAAAACTATGCTGAAAATGTTGGCGGTAAATTATGCCAGGCCGCTTTGCTAATCTGCAATGATGGACAGCCTGATGGTAGGGAGGTAGCCGTTAAATGTGGAACAGCGTGGGCACTTATGGGGTTAATCCGTGCCATTCCTTTTCAAGCGAGTTCTGATGATCAGCTTATCTCTTTTGGTGTAAACTCTAATTTACAACAATTCGACGATCAGGTCCGTGAGATTGTTCAAAATATCGCAACCGAAATCGAAAACGGCCTCAAAAACACCAAATTAAAATCTAATGAGGCTAAGGATCAGAGTGTATTGCTTTTGATCTCTATGACACGCAAGTATTTATCTGCATTAAAGCGTTCTGATTATAAGGTTTCAATGTTTGTTGATAACCAGCCAGGAACAGCACGAAAAATTATAGGCATGATCTGGCAAGCAATTGTTGGATAAGGCCCATCTATTTATTTGAATTGGACACAGAAAAAGCCCTGCAAAAACAAGCAAGGCTGATACGCTGTATTCGTCAGACAGCTAGGCTTCTATATCTACCCGTTCCCCAACACCAGGGCCTGTAGATGAAGGCTCAGCTTCACGTCTTTCAACAGAACTATCTTCTGCTACCCGCTGTTCAGCTACAGCAGACTCTTGTGCAGAACTTCCATTTCCAGCTACAAATTGGTTACTTGTAGCCGTTGAACCAAGAATATCCATTTTTTTACTCCAACGGCGTGTATTTACCCATGACACACGCCTACTCAGCAGTTAGTAATATAACAAATAGTAACTGCAAATGCAAAAAATCGCAGAAAATAGCTGTTTTTTGTGTTGTTTGTTACGAAAAGCTTAATAGAAAGCGATAAAAGGCGGGGTTTAGATGCCAAACTTTAATAAAATTTTATCGGTCCGAATCATTTTCACCGTTTTCATCTTAGCCCTAACCGCATGCTCCAGTGGTCCGGAAAGGCGCACAAATAACGGTGCGGGGCCATTTTCCGCGAATGCACGAAACGAGGTAGCCAGAAAAAGCCCGGAAGGGTTGGTACGCATCGGGGAAGGGTTTGAGCGGTCTGGTAATCTTGTCAACGCACTGAACTTATATGAGCAAGCCCTTGCAAACGATCCAAACCTTCTTACTGCAAAGCTCGCTAAAGGCAGAATTCTTAGTCAAACGTCAAAGCGAAGTGAAGGAATTTCCCTACTAACTACGCTTGTTATGGAATATCCAGACCTCTCGGTTGCCAAAACAACTTTGGCTCAAGCCTATGCCTTTGGTCAGGAGTTTGAAGAAGCCTACGCTGTTATCAAACCTACCGCAGAATCAGGGGAAGCGACATTACCAATATTGGCTTTGGCTGGCTCCTTGGCACAGGTGTTGGAACTGGATGAAAAAGCGAGAGTTTTCTACGACAAAGCCCTTCAGGTTGACCCTAAGGATTCGGGGACAATTAATAACCTTGCGATTTCTTTTGCCTTAAGCGGTGAATATGAAAGTGCGATTGCATTATTGCAGCCACTTTTAAATAATCCGCGGATTAAAAACATTGCGACGAAAACACTTGCAAACATTTATGCGCTTTCAGGGCAATTGGACGCTGCGAGTGTTATCATTAGGTCGTTGGTTGACCCAAAGGAAGCAAAGCAGCAAGAAGGATATTTCACGCTGTTAGATGGAATTAGCAAGCGTGAACAAGCAATTCTATTGCTCTTTAATGTAATTCCTGAGTCTGTTTTGAAACGCATCAATGATGCGTCGGTGAAATCATCATCATAACGCGACAAAACATCGCTTGAATGAATGCACAGCAAACTATAAGAAATAGACCGTTCCATAAAGATGTTCAAATGAGGCTGGCCTTGAAAAACTGCACAACAATGCCCGAAGTTCGCGCTGAGATCGATCGTATTGACCGTGAAATTGTCCCTTTATTACTAGAGCGATTAGAATATATCGCTCAGGCTGGTCACATTAAGGCGGACAGAAATACCGTTCGTGATGAAGACCGAGTTGAAGATGTCGTGCAAAAGGCCTTAACGACAGCAGAAAAATTGAACGGCAACGCTACTTATATTGAAGATGTTTACCGGTATTTAATTGAGTGGAGCATCAACTATGAATTTGGTGTTTGGGATAAAGTTGCAGAGGAAAAATAAGTTCAAGTGCTGCGGGTGTCCAATCCACCTTTATTGACTTGTGAACGGTTCTTTTTTGTTTCGATGTTTATTCTGGCATCTGATTTAT encodes:
- a CDS encoding superoxide dismutase produces the protein MPFELPALPYAQDALEPHITANTLSFHHGKHHNAYVVNLNNLVAGTEFEGKSLEDIMKATAGDASKAGVFNNAAQIWNHTFYWHSMAPNGGGKPTGALAEKIDADFGSFDAFADAFKTAGATQFGSGWAWLVLNADGKLEVVKTLNAECPLTDGSTPLLTMDVWEHAYYLDFQNRRPDYIATFLESLVNWEFAAANLAAA
- the motA gene encoding flagellar motor stator protein MotA, whose protein sequence is MFFIIGLVIVLVMVFGGFTLAGGKFDIIIKALPFELMMIFGGAIGGFVSANGTNVIKGALGGIGSVMKGPKWNSQDYKDLLLLMFLFVKTIRSKGVVAIEPHIENPHESKIFQQFPKIESDHHVTEFICDYVRMMTMNFEDPNQMEDAMKADLDKHHKEEHEPQHAIQNMADALPAIGIVAAVLGIIKTMGKLSEPVEVLGASVGGALVGTFLGIFLGYLLIGPIANRFNQILQEDGHFMNLIQIILVAHLQGNAPQISVELGRRACPSHHMPSFTELEEAIAELPPDI
- a CDS encoding squalene/phytoene synthase family protein → MTQATDNQSYCQNMVRNDDPDRYLTVLFAAEDKRRALFALYAFNQEIAKTRETVSETMIGEIRLQWWAEAIEQILDGHVREHPVVQELSEIAQLRTIAPLLMDVIEARKSDLYTDGIADMDALKNYAENVGGKLCQAALLICNDGQPDGREVAVKCGTAWALMGLIRAIPFQASSDDQLISFGVNSNLQQFDDQVREIVQNIATEIENGLKNTKLKSNEAKDQSVLLLISMTRKYLSALKRSDYKVSMFVDNQPGTARKIIGMIWQAIVG
- a CDS encoding chorismate mutase; the protein is MKNCTTMPEVRAEIDRIDREIVPLLLERLEYIAQAGHIKADRNTVRDEDRVEDVVQKALTTAEKLNGNATYIEDVYRYLIEWSINYEFGVWDKVAEEK
- a CDS encoding gamma carbonic anhydrase family protein, with translation MNKKTPLYKETDLGGRLTPFQGKWPDIADSAYVFHGAQVVGDVSIAEHASIWHNCVLRGDVNHIKIGERSNIQDGTVIHVSTHTYPTLIGRDVLVAHMAMLHGCTLKDNAFVGMGAIVMDNTVIESDGMLAAGAMLTPGKTIKSGELWAGRPAKFVRGLRPEEIEKNRSMAEHYRRIAEQHKIDAKGETADEPYP
- the argC gene encoding N-acetyl-gamma-glutamyl-phosphate reductase — encoded protein: MNDLIKVGILGASGYTGADLVRLLLEHPSVEISMLSAERSAGKMIGEVFPHLIGYDLPELVSAHSVDWSKSSLDVVFCALPHATSQEIIGKIMACENPPKIIDLSADFRLRDVGTYAKWYGGEHQAVELQKQAVYGLSEIYRDEIETADLVACPGCYPTAALLALIPILQTGLISPENIIIDAKSGVSGAGRSLKEQNLFVEVSEAMHPYGLGHHRHMPEIEQELSVAAESDVTISFTPHLVPMNRGELETIYVRLNECEIEDIKNCWQQRYGSDPFIQILDGFTAPATRMVRGSNRAVMNIFKDRRAGHAIIVVAIDNLVKGSSGQAIQNMNIMLGLEEDLGLTQVAMFP
- a CDS encoding lipopolysaccharide assembly protein LapB; this translates as MPNFNKILSVRIIFTVFILALTACSSGPERRTNNGAGPFSANARNEVARKSPEGLVRIGEGFERSGNLVNALNLYEQALANDPNLLTAKLAKGRILSQTSKRSEGISLLTTLVMEYPDLSVAKTTLAQAYAFGQEFEEAYAVIKPTAESGEATLPILALAGSLAQVLELDEKARVFYDKALQVDPKDSGTINNLAISFALSGEYESAIALLQPLLNNPRIKNIATKTLANIYALSGQLDAASVIIRSLVDPKEAKQQEGYFTLLDGISKREQAILLLFNVIPESVLKRINDASVKSSS